In Passer domesticus isolate bPasDom1 chromosome 12, bPasDom1.hap1, whole genome shotgun sequence, the following proteins share a genomic window:
- the AARS1 gene encoding alanine--tRNA ligase, cytoplasmic — translation METPLTASQIRQRFIDFFRENQHTYVHSSSTIPLDDPTLLFANAGMNQFKPIFLNTIDPSHPLAKLSRATNTQKCIRAGGKHNDLDDVGKDVYHHTFFEMLGSWSFGDYFKELACKLALELLTKEFGIPAERLYVTYFGGNEAAGLQPDLECKQIWLDLGLAEGRILPGSMKDNFWEMGDTGPCGPCSEIHYDRIGDRDASHLVNQDDPNVLEIWNLVFIQFNREADGTLKPLPKKSIDTGMGLERLVSVLQNKMSNYDTDLFLPYFEAIQKGTGARPYLGQVGAEDADGIDMAYRVLADHARTITLALSDGGRPDNTGRGYVLRRILRRAVRYSHEKLNAPKGFFATLVDVVVQSLGDAFPELKKDPDMVKDIINEEEDQFLKTLSRGRRILDRKIQSLGDSKVIPGDTAWLLYDTYGFPADLTGLIAEEKGLVVDMEGFEEERKNAQLKSQGKGAGGEDLLMLDIYAIEELRAQGLEVTDDSPKYNYASDPSGTYDFGSLVATVKAIRREKKFVEEASTGQECGIVLDRTCFYAEQGGQIYDQGYMVKDDDSKEDKTEFTVKNVQVRGGYVLHIGTLYGSLKVGDQVHLTIDEARRRPVMSNHTATHILNFALRSVLGEADQRGSLVAPDRLRFDFTAKGALSTQEIKKVEGIANQMIEESKTVYAKDCPLAEAKAIQGLRAVFDETYPDPVRVVSIGIPVEELLADPSGPGGSITSIEFCGGTHLQNSSHAGPFVIVSEEAIAKGIRRIVAVTGAEARKALRKVDSLRKVLSALEAKVKVQTTPNKDVQKEITDLSETLATAVIPQWQKDELREAVKALKKVMDDLDRASKADIQKRVLEKTKQVIESHPNQPWVIMEMENGASAKALNESLKLFKTNSPQTAAMLFAVDNEAGRITCLCQVPQETANKGLKASQWVQEVSGLMDGKGGGKDISAQATGKNVGCLQEALKLATDFARLRLGELKN, via the exons AAACCCATCTTCCTCAATACCATCGACCCCTCACACCCGCTCGCTAAACTGAGCAGAGCCACCAACACTCAGAAGTGCATCCGAGCAGGGGGCAAGCACAACGACCTGGATGACGTGGGCAAAGATGTGTACCACCACACCTTCTTTGAGATGTTGGGGTCCTGGTCCTTTGGGGATTATTTCAAG GAACTTGCTTGTAAACTGGCACTGGAACTTCTCACCAAGGAGTTTGGCATCCCTGCTGAAAGACTCTATGTCACTTACTTTGGTGGAAATGAGGCTGCAGGACTGCAACCAGACCTGGAGTGCAAGCAGATCTGGTTGGATTTGGG GCTGGCTGAGGGCAGGATTCTGCCTGGCAGTATGAAGGATAATTTCTGGGAAATGGGAGACACCGGCCCCTGTGGCCCTTGCAGCGAGATCCACTATGACCGGATCGGGGACAGAGATGCTTCACACTTGGTCAATCAGGATGACCCCAACGTCCTGGAGATCTGGAACCTGGTGTTCATACAGTTCAATAG GGAAGCTGATGGGACACTGAAACCCCTTCCTAAGAAAAGTATTGATACTGGGATGGGCCTGGAGAGGCtggtttctgtgctgcagaacaAGATGTCCAACTATGACACTGACCTTTTCCTTCCTTACTTTGAAGCCATCCAAAAG GGCACAGGTGCCAGGCCATACCTGGGGCAGGTTGGGGCCGAGGATGCTGATGGGATAGACATGGCCTACCGTGTGCTGGCTGACCATGCACGGACCATCACCCTGGCCCTCTCGGACGGGGGCAGGCCTGACAACACTGGCAGAGG GTATGTGCTGAGGCGGATTCTCCGGCGGGCTGTGCGCTACTCCCATGAGAAGCTCAATGCCCCCAAGGGTTTCTTTGCTACTCTGGTTGATGTCGTGGTGCAGTCACTG GGAGATGCCTTTCCTGAGCTGAAGAAGGACCCGGATATGGTAAAGGACATCATCAATGAAGAAGAGGATCAGTTCCTGAAAACACTGAGCAGAGGACGTCGCATCCTGGACAGGAAGATCCAGAGCCTTGGGGACAGCAAAGTCATTCCTG GTGacactgcctggctgctgtATGACACCTATGGTTTCCCTGCGGATCTCACTGGGCTGATTGCAGAGGAGAAGGGCCTTGTTGTAGACATGGAGGGCTTTGAAGAAGAGCGGAAAAATGCTCAG CTCAAATCCCAGGGCAAGGGTGCTGGAGGGGAAGATCTCCTCATGCTGGACATCTATGCCATTGAAGAGCTGAGAGCCCAGGGGCTGGAGGTGACAGATGACTCACCAAAGTACAACTATGCTTCAGATCCAAGTGGAACCTATG ATTTTGGGAGCCTCGTGGCCACAGTGAAAGCCATCCGCAGGGAGAAGAAGTTTGTGGAGGAGGCATCCACTGGCCAGGAGTGCGGCATAGTGCTGGACCGGACCTGCTTCTACGCCGAGCAGGGTGGGCAGATCTACGACCAGGGCTACATGGTCAAGGATGATGACAGCAAGGAGGAT AAAACAGAATTCACTGTGAAGAATGTTCAGGTCCGGGGAGGCTACGTACTCCACATAGGAACTCTGTATGGGAGCTTGAAAGTAGGAGATCAAGTCCACCTGACTATTGATGAG GCCAGGCGGAGGCCGGTCATGAGCAACCACACAGCCACCCACATCCTGAACTTCGCCCTGCGCTCCGTGCTGGGGGAGGCTGACCAGAGGGGCTCCCTGGTGGCACCCGACCGGCTGCGCTTCGACTTCACCGCCAAGGGAGCCCTGTCCACCCAGGAAATCAAGAAGGTTGAGGGGATTGCCAACCAGATGATCGAGGAGTCAAAG ACTGTGTATGCCAAGGACTGCCCTCTCGCAGAAGCCAAAGCTATCCAAGGGCTTCGGGCAGTTTTTGACGAGACCTACCCCGATCCTGTCCGTGTGGTTTCCATTGGCATCCctgtggaggagctgctggctgacCCCTCTGGCCCCGGGGGCTCCATCACCTCTATTGAGTTCTGTGGGGGAAC gcacttgcagaactccAGCCATGCTGGCCCCTTTGTGATTGTTTCAGAAGAAGCAATTGCTAAAGGCATTCGGAGGATAGTTGCAGTCACCGGGGCTGAAGCTCGGAAG GCCCTCAGGAAAGTCGACAGCCTCAGGAAAGTGCTGTCAGCCCTGGAGGCCAAGGTGAAGGTCCAGACAACTCCCAACAAAGACGTGCAGAAGGAGATCACGGATCTCAGTGAG ACACTGGCCACTGCTGTTATCCCACAGTGGCAGAAGGATGAGCTGAGAGAGGCTGTTAAAGCACTGAAGAAGGTCATGGATGACCTGGACCGAGCAAGCAAAGCTGACATCCAGAAAAGA GTACTGGAGAAGACCAAGCAAGTTATTGAGAGTCACCCTAACCAGCCGTGGGTCATcatggaaatggaaaatggagCCTCAGCAAAG GCCCTGAATGAATCTCTGAAGCTCTTCAAGACTAATTCCCCCCAGACTGCTGCTATGCTCTTTGCTGTGGATAATGAAGCTGGCAGGATCACCTGCCTGTGTCAGGTACCCCAG GAGACTGCAAATAAAGGCCTGAAGGCCAGCCAGTGGGTGCAGGAAGTGTCTGGCTTGATGGATGGCAAAGGCGGTGGAAAGGACATCTCTGCACAGGCCACAGGCAAGAATgtgggctgcctgcaggaagCCCTGAAACTGGCCACGGACTTTGCCAGGCTCCGCCTGGGGGAGCTGAAGAACTGA
- the EXOSC6 gene encoding exosome complex component MTR3, which translates to MPLDHRRLCGPEESQPPALWAAAEDEEDAEGAGKAPRDPCALRPLFARAGLLSQAQGSAYVELGSGTKVLCAAWGPRDAAEPGPGRLICEFRRAPFAGRGARGRPGAAAEREAEREAAAALREALEPAVRLGRYPRARLAVSALLLQDGGSALAAAVSAAALALADAGVEMYDLAVGCALCRPPAPAASWMLQPAEPEERRAAARLTLALLPALNQVSAVLGGGRGGPPEDWAQALRLGLDGCHRQYPVLRQSLLRAAQRRDAAAAATAAAAATSA; encoded by the coding sequence ATGCCGCTGGATCACCGCCGCCTGTGCGGCCCGGAGGAGTCGCAGCCGCCCGCGCTGTGGGCAGCGGccgaggatgaggaggacgcGGAGGGCGCGGGGAAGGCGCCGCgggacccctgtgccctgcgGCCGCTGTTCGCGCGGGCCGGGCTGCTGAGCCAGGCGCAGGGCTCGGCCTACGTGGAGCTGGGCAGCGGCACCAAGGTGCTCTGCGCCGCCTGGGGCCCGCGGGACGCGGCCGAGCCCGGCCCGGGCCGGCTGATCTGCGAGTTCCGCCGGGCGCCGTTCGCGGGGCgaggggcgcggggccggccgggcgcggcggcggagcgggagGCGgagcgggaggcggcggcggcgctgcgggaGGCGCTGGAGCCGGCGGTGCGGCTGGGCCGCTACCCGCGGGCCCGCCTGGCCGTCAGcgcgctgctgctgcaggacggCGGCTCGGCGCTGGCCGCCGCCGTCAGCGCCGCCGCGCTGGCGCTGGCGGACGCGGGCGTGGAGATGTACGACCTGGCCGTGGGCTGCGCGCTGTGCCGGccgcccgcgcccgccgcctCATGGATGCTGCAGCCCGCCGAGCCCGAGgagcgccgcgccgccgcccgcctcacgctggccctgctgcccgcCCTCAACCAGGTGTCGGCCGTGCtgggcggcggccgcggcggcccGCCCGAGGACTGGGCGCAAGCCCTGCGGCTCGGCCTGGATGGCTGCCACCGGCAGTACCCGGTGCTGCGGCAGAGCCTGCTGCGGGCCGCGCAGCGCCGCGATGCCGCCGCCGCtgccaccgccgccgccgccgccaccagTGCCTGA
- the LOC135279158 gene encoding C-type lectin domain family 18 member A-like codes for MKRFYMKLLVLLVCSLLVWRVGETRSDAPEKLSPLAPGALSTKEIFLVLSLHNKLRSKVQPPAANMQKLEWSEELGRRAGARAASCLEGPAPPPAPQLGWSEALLPAAAGGFGAVLQLWFAEGQRYDHRTGRCAGNATCRHYTQLVWATAGQLGCGRHRCPSPQGPSEAFVCAYSPGGNWEVAGTPILPYKQGPWCSLCTAGLSGCFKSWDYSGGLCEVPRNPCRMSCRNSGRLDMSSCQCTCPPGYTGRYCQVRCSGQCLHGRFRKEECSCLCDAGYGGAECGTKIHFPFHACDVRIDSDCFMVSPEADTYYGAKIKCQEKGAMLAQIRNQKVQDILAFYLSRLEMGNRVTDTDFETGNFWIGLTYKTSKASFRWDVGEPSSFTSFAFGQPDNQGFGNCVEMQASAAFNWNDQRCKTRNRYICQFAQEHIALWQRDP; via the exons ATGAAGAGATTCTACATGAAGCTCTTGGTCCTGCTGGTTTGCAGCCTCCTGGTGTGGAGGGTGGGTGAGACGAGGTCGGATGCTCCAGAAAAGTTGTCCCCGCTGGCTCCGGGAG CTCTCAGCACGAAGGAAATCTTCCTGGTGCTCTCGCTGCACAACAAGTTGAGGAGTAAAGTGCAGCCCCCTGCTGCCAACATGCAGAAGCTG GAGTGGAGCGAGGAGCTGGGGCGGCGTGCGGGGGCACGGGCAGCCAGCTGCCTGGAGGGCCCCGCACCGCCGCCAGCCccgcagctgggctggagcgaGGCGCTGCTGCCCGCGGCCGCGGGAGGCTTCGGGGccgtgctgcagctctggtttGCCGAGGGACAGCGCTACGACCACCGGACGGGGCGCTGCGCCGGCAATGCCACCTGCCGCCACTACACCCAG CTGGTGTGGGCCACAGCGGGGCAGCTGGGCTGCGGCCGGCACcgctgccccagcccccaggGCCCCAGCGAGGCCTTCGTGTGCGCCTACTCGCCGGG GGGCAACTGGGAGGTGGCCGGGACGCCCATCCTGCCCTACAAGCAGGGACCCTGGTGCTCCCTCTGCACCGCTGGCCTCTCTGGCTGCTTCAAGTCCTGGGACTACAGCGGCGGGCTCTGCG AGGTGCCCAGGAACCCCTGTCGCatgagctgcaggaacagtggGCGCCTCGACATGAGCAGCTGCCAGTGCACCTGTCCCCCCGGCTACACGGGCAGGTACTGCCAAG TGAGGTGCAGCGGGCAGTGCCTCCACGGGAGGTTCAGGAAGGAGGAGTGCTCCTGCCTCTGCGACGCGGGCTATGGAGGAGCTGAGTGCGGCA caAAGATCCATTTCCCCTTCCATGCCTGTGACGTGCGGATAGACAGCGACTGCTTCATGGTGTCCCCTGAAGCTGACACCTACTATGGAGCCAAAATTAAATGCCAG gagaaaggagcaaTGCTGGCCCAGATAAGAAACCAGAAGGTTCAGGACATCCTGGCTTTCTACCTCAGCCGCTTGGAGATGGGTAACAGGGTGACAGACACTGATTTTGAGACTGGAAACTTCTGGATCG GTCTCACCTACAAGACATCCAAGGCTTCCTTCCGCTGGGATGTGGGTGAGCCGTCCTCGTTCACCAGCTTCGCTTTCGGGCAGCCAGACAACCAGGG GTTTGGGAACTGTGTGGAGATGCAAGCGTCAGCCGCCTTCAACTGGAACGACCAGCGCTGCAAGACCCGCAACCGGTACATCTGCCAGTTCG CCCAGGAACACATCGCCCTGTGGCAGCGGGACCCCTGA